The Sulfolobus islandicus Y.N.15.51 sequence GCTCCTTACCAGTTAATGCTTCAACTAGCCTTGAGAAGACAACAGAAGTACCTATCGGATACCAACTATCCTTAGTTATCTCACCATCAGTTTGTTGTTCTATATTCTTTATAACTTCGGGTATCGTGATTCTGAATTTAGCTCTCATATTCCTTTTCATCATTCCTGTTAAACTCACTGGCTGGAAGTTTACTGACCTAACAACATCCATATTGTATGCTGCGAACTTAACTATATTACCTAGATCATTATCATTAACTGTCTTAATTACAGTAGGAACTAATACAACACTTGTCATTCCCGCTCTTCTAAATACTTCTAACGTGTATGGAATTTCCCAATGATTCTTGGGATTAGTTTTTCTAGTAGTACCGTCAAAACTCATATAAACAGTATTCACTCCAGCTTCTCTAAGAGCTCTAGCGTATTTAATCGCCTTATCGGGATCTTCTAAATACAGCTTGGCAAAAGTACCTCCCCAACTATTTAATTGAATATGTTTTACACCGTTCTCTCTAAGCATCTTTACTATTTCTATTATATCCTCCCTTAATGTAGGCTCTCCTCCAGTAACTTGGATAACCAGCGTAATATCTTGTTTCTTTAATTGATCTACCATAAACTTGATTTGCTCTAACGTAGGTTCATAAACATATCCTGCCTTTTCAGCATAGAAGAAACAATACCAACAAGATAAGTCACATCTATTTGTTATTACTAAATTAACCAATGCTGAATGTTGATGATGCATCGGACATAATCCACAGTTATAAGGACAAGGAGATTTCAAGTCGACATAGGGGACTTTAGGTCCTTTTCCTTCATACTCCCAGTAGTCGAACTTATAGTATAAACTAGAATCTCCGTAATATAAGTCCTCAAATTCTCCATGTTCTGGGCATATTTTTCTTATGAATAATTTTCCTTCCTTTTCAAATATAGTAGCTGGCAAAAGCCTATAGCACGCTGGACACAGTGAATGAGTTACCCTAACTAACTTCTCATATTTAGCTAATGTTGGTAAGGGTCCTCCTATCTTAATTTCTTTATCTCCAAATTTGACTACTCCTTCCTCGAAACTTGACGGTGCAGGCAAAAGTCTCGAATGCCTTTCAGTGTTTACTGTCTGAGCCATTGAAAGTATGATTGCCGATCTTTATATATAAAGATATTCTCTTTGACTTACGTACATTCAGTTAATACCAACCTATAAAATTATCCCATCCAGTATTTTTAATGAATGTATTTTTATATATGACTACTTTCTTTTCATGGATAACTTGCCCGATAATTAACGGATTAAATGCTAGATATTGAAGTTCATTTAACATTTCTTTTACCGGCGAATTTTTGTCTATAATTAGCAAGGGCAAAAACTCCTCTCCGGCATGCTTTAAAATATCGAGTTCAGTTAAATTTAAACGAAGCTTTAGCGTATTGAACACGTTTTTATCAATTGGAATTTCGGTAATATTTATCCCTAAATCGAAATTATCGATTATTTTGTATAAAGATACCATAAGACCATCACTAATGTCCGTAGAATACTTAATGAACTTACAATATTTTTTCATAAAAAATAGTAATGACTTTCTAACAATAGGATGTTTTACTTTAAGTAATGATTCTGGCAAGATCTGTATATTAAAATTGTTTATATAGGAAATAAAAACATTCGTGGTATAACCAATATAATCGCCAACTACTAAAAGATCGCCATCATCAATATCTTTATTGCTAATATCACATAAAACTTCTCCTTCTACAAAAACATCAACCCAACCACTAGAATCAGAATCATTTAAATCACCTCCTATATACCTTCCTCCATAATAATGGATAGCATCAGATATACCTTTAATAAGTTCTTCTGCTTTATTCACATCAAAATCTGGTGGTAAACCCAATGAAATTAAATAAAATTCCGGTTTGACTCCCTTCGCTATAATGTCACTGGTAGAGGCTGAAATCGCTTTCCATCCAATATCGTAGAGTGACATAAACGGAAAAGTATAGGATAGCTTGAATCCATCCACCTTATATCCTCTTTTTTCATGAATGAATACATCGTCTAATAGTTTAATATCCACGTAATTCTTAATATATCTCTTGATGAACTCGTGCTCGCCTATATCTTTAAGTTTCACAAAGTATTAGTTACTTATCAAAGTCTTATTTAATTTCTCAAAAATAATGCTTTAAAGCCGCCGGCGGGATTCGAACCCGCGACCGCCGGCTATCTCACTTTGGGTACGAGGCCGGCGCTCTAACCAGGCTGAGCTACGGCGGCATCATTTTACTATATATTTAGTGGATTATTTAAAGCTTAAAATATGAACTTTGCTTCATCTATTCTGAGCTTCTCATATTTCTGAACCTTTAATTATTGCTTTTGCATAGCCTATAGCTCTCTCTATTAACTTATCATAAGATCCTAGGTAGTTTTTAGGGTTAAATACGTTCTCAAGTTCTTGCTTAGAGAAATAACTTAGAATCAAATTATCCTCTAGACAAACCTCTAATAACGTTTTTCCAGTTTGCCTTACTTTTGACGTTAGTTTGCTAACGTACTGATGAGCCTCGTGCCTTTTCATGCCTTTTAAGGTTAAGTTTATCATCAGACTTTCTGCCATTATTTGTCCTTTAGTCAAGTTCAAATTCTTTTCAATATTCTCGAAGTTAACTCTTAGATTCCTTAAAAGATTTGTCATACTATCCAATATTTCGTCGATAATTAGAAATTCGTGTGATATTACTATTCTCTCTGACGAACTGTTAGTCAGATCTCTTTCGTGCCATAATGGAATATTTTCTAATGACGCTACAACAAGAGAGCGTAAAACCTTAGCTAAACCCCCAATCTTTTCTGACGTAACTGGATTTTCCTTCTGAGGCATAGTACTACTTCCTACACGACCTTCTACGCCTTCACTTATTTCATTTATTTCCGGTCTCATCAATTCTCTAACTTCTAATGCGAATCTATCACATTGAGATGCTAAAATTGCAAGATCAGAAGTTAATTCTGCAAACGCGTCTCGTGGAGCAACTTGAGTTGAAATCTCATGAGGTCTTAATTCTAAAAGTTTCATAATATTTTCTTCGATTTCTAACCCTATATTGCCCCAAGCAGCCATCGTGCCAACTGCACCTGCTATTTTACCTTTTACTATTCTTTTCTCAACCTCATTTAATCTCTCTAACGACCTAGAAAATTCATAGATGTAATTAGCAATTTTAAAGCCTAAGGTTATAGGTAATGCGTGCTGTCCATGAGTTCTCCCTACCATTACTAAATCTTTGTACTTAATTGCTAAACTAATCATTATTTCCAATATTTCCATTATTTTTCTCTTTACCAATCTTATTGCGTCTCTAAATATTAACGCGTAAGCTGTGTCTACAATATCATAACTTGTTGCTCCAAAATGGACATATCTCCCTGAGTCTCCACTCCTTTCTGCCATTAGCACTACCATAGCCATTACGTCATGACCGATTTTTGATTCAAGTTCATCAACTTCTTCTGGTCTTATTGTTAATGAAGCTTTCTCAACTTTTTGGATATCTTCCTCTTTTACTAAACCATATTTGCTTAATGCTTTTAGTAACGCTATTTCTACTTGAATTCTCCTCTTCAAGATTTCTCCTCTACTGAAAAGCTTTCTCATCTCATTACTACCGTATCTCCATTCTAAAGGACATATACCATCTTCCATGGCTAATTGTAAAGTATGTTCAACATTTATTAACTTATACTGTAATCTCACAACAATGATAATTGCTACAATCGGTAGTCATTCTGCATTACAAATCTTGCATGGGGCTAAAAAGGAAGGTTTTCAAACTATGATAATAACAGATAATAAAAGAGAAGGATTCTATAAAAATTTTAGTTTCATTAATAGTGTTTCTGCGTATACTAGTCTAGATGAAGCAGTATCTATGATTAATGAGATTAAGGATAATGGAATATTGATCCCACATGGAAGTTTAGTAGAATATTTAGGCAAGGAAAGAGTGGATAGAATTGAGACAAAAATTTTCGGGAATAGGAAAATATTCGAATGGGAGGCTAATCAGAAAAAGAAAATGAAACTACTTAAAAAGTCAAACATAAAGATTCCAGAGATCTTTGAAAGACCAGAGGATGTGGATAGATTAGTAATTGTAAAGCTTAACGGAGCTAAAGGGGGTAAGGGATACTTCTTAGCCAAGAACAAAAGTGAAGTGAAAGAGGGAATTCAAAAGCTCATTGAGAGTAAAATGATAAGAGATGAAGCTGAAGTAATTATCCAAGAATATGTTATAGGAGTTCCAATGTATTTTCAGTTTTTCTATAGTAATATTATAAATAGAACAGAAATCTTCGGAATAGATATAAGATATGAGACTAACATAGATGGGCTTAGAAGACTTACTTATGAGTATATGAAAGAACTTGAAATAGACCCTACGTTTGTAGTTGTTGGTAATATTCCAGCTGTGGCCAGAGAAAGCCTACTACCAGTTGCTTTAGAATACGCCAATAACTTCGTTAGAACTACTAAGGAATTAGTATCTCCAGGAATGATAGGACCATTTTGTTTAGAGTCAATAGTGACTGATAATTCAGATATAGTGGTTTTCGAGTTCTCTGGAAGAATAGTTGCCGGAACTAACTTATACATAAATGGAAGCCCATATAGTTGGCTTTACTGGGATGAGCCCATGAGTATGGGAAGAAGGATCGCAAGAGAAATCAGAGTTGCAAACGAAAAAGATAAGTTAAGTCTTGTGGTGAGTTAA is a genomic window containing:
- the tes gene encoding tetraether lipid synthase Tes, producing MAQTVNTERHSRLLPAPSSFEEGVVKFGDKEIKIGGPLPTLAKYEKLVRVTHSLCPACYRLLPATIFEKEGKLFIRKICPEHGEFEDLYYGDSSLYYKFDYWEYEGKGPKVPYVDLKSPCPYNCGLCPMHHQHSALVNLVITNRCDLSCWYCFFYAEKAGYVYEPTLEQIKFMVDQLKKQDITLVIQVTGGEPTLREDIIEIVKMLRENGVKHIQLNSWGGTFAKLYLEDPDKAIKYARALREAGVNTVYMSFDGTTRKTNPKNHWEIPYTLEVFRRAGMTSVVLVPTVIKTVNDNDLGNIVKFAAYNMDVVRSVNFQPVSLTGMMKRNMRAKFRITIPEVIKNIEQQTDGEITKDSWYPIGTSVVFSRLVEALTGKEQFEMANHPSCGAGTYVYVEWRNHEPHFIPISKFIDLEGLLEYLKEKEEELREGANKVWVASKVLYSIRKFIDKEQGPKDFDVYKMLYNIIIHHNYEALGEWHYRTLFLGTMHFMDLYNYDVQRVMRCDIHYVVPDGRVIPFCTYNVLNDLYRDKVLREYQIPLDKWTKEHGENSLGDAIKYKRMASTLENSEIYKNTYKSFQQM
- a CDS encoding thiamine-phosphate kinase — translated: MKLKDIGEHEFIKRYIKNYVDIKLLDDVFIHEKRGYKVDGFKLSYTFPFMSLYDIGWKAISASTSDIIAKGVKPEFYLISLGLPPDFDVNKAEELIKGISDAIHYYGGRYIGGDLNDSDSSGWVDVFVEGEVLCDISNKDIDDGDLLVVGDYIGYTTNVFISYINNFNIQILPESLLKVKHPIVRKSLLFFMKKYCKFIKYSTDISDGLMVSLYKIIDNFDLGINITEIPIDKNVFNTLKLRLNLTELDILKHAGEEFLPLLIIDKNSPVKEMLNELQYLAFNPLIIGQVIHEKKVVIYKNTFIKNTGWDNFIGWY
- the purB gene encoding adenylosuccinate lyase, with protein sequence MEDGICPLEWRYGSNEMRKLFSRGEILKRRIQVEIALLKALSKYGLVKEEDIQKVEKASLTIRPEEVDELESKIGHDVMAMVVLMAERSGDSGRYVHFGATSYDIVDTAYALIFRDAIRLVKRKIMEILEIMISLAIKYKDLVMVGRTHGQHALPITLGFKIANYIYEFSRSLERLNEVEKRIVKGKIAGAVGTMAAWGNIGLEIEENIMKLLELRPHEISTQVAPRDAFAELTSDLAILASQCDRFALEVRELMRPEINEISEGVEGRVGSSTMPQKENPVTSEKIGGLAKVLRSLVVASLENIPLWHERDLTNSSSERIVISHEFLIIDEILDSMTNLLRNLRVNFENIEKNLNLTKGQIMAESLMINLTLKGMKRHEAHQYVSKLTSKVRQTGKTLLEVCLEDNLILSYFSKQELENVFNPKNYLGSYDKLIERAIGYAKAIIKGSEI
- a CDS encoding formate--phosphoribosylaminoimidazolecarboxamide ligase, yielding MIIATIGSHSALQILHGAKKEGFQTMIITDNKREGFYKNFSFINSVSAYTSLDEAVSMINEIKDNGILIPHGSLVEYLGKERVDRIETKIFGNRKIFEWEANQKKKMKLLKKSNIKIPEIFERPEDVDRLVIVKLNGAKGGKGYFLAKNKSEVKEGIQKLIESKMIRDEAEVIIQEYVIGVPMYFQFFYSNIINRTEIFGIDIRYETNIDGLRRLTYEYMKELEIDPTFVVVGNIPAVARESLLPVALEYANNFVRTTKELVSPGMIGPFCLESIVTDNSDIVVFEFSGRIVAGTNLYINGSPYSWLYWDEPMSMGRRIAREIRVANEKDKLSLVVS